Within the Pseudomonas sp. SL4(2022) genome, the region CCCGGTGGCCAAGGGGCTGACCATCGGCCACGAGCCGGTCGGCATCATCGAGAAACTGGGCAGCAACGTGCAGGGCTATCAGGAGGGGCAGCGGGTGATTGCCGGGGCCATCTGCCCGAGTTTCAGCTCTTACGCCAGCCAGGACGGTTATTCCTCTCAGGATGGCGGTTGCAGCTGTCATGGCTACAAACCCATGGGCGGCTGGCGTTTCGGCAACAGCATCGACGGCACCCAGGCCGAGTACGTACTGGTGCCGGACGCTCAGGGTAACCTGGCCCCGGTTCCCGATGGTCTGACTGACGAGCAGGTGCTGATGTGCCCGGACATCATGTCCACCGGGTTTGCCGGTGCGGAGGCGGCCAATATCAAGATTGGCGATGTAGTCGCCGTCTTCGCCCAGGGGCCGATTGGCTTGTGCGCCACGGCAGGGGCCAAGCTGCGCGGGGCGAGCACCATCATCGTGGTCGATGGCGTCGAGCAGCGCTTGCAGATTGCCCGGCAGATGGGCGCGGACATCACCCTTAACTTCAATCAGGTCGATGTGGTCGAGGAAATCCTGCGCCTGACCGGGGGCCGTGGTGTGGATGCGGCCATCGAGGCGCTGGGCCTGCAGTCCACCTTCGAAAGTGCACTGCGGGTGCTCAAGCCAGGTGGCACGTTGTCCAGCCTGGGGGTCTATTCGACGGATCTGGTCATTCCGCTGGCGGCGTTCCATGCCGGTCTGGGTGACCACAAGATCGTCACCTCACTGTGCCCGGGTGGTAAGGAGCGCATGCGCCGGCTGATCAATGTGGTGGCCGCCGGGCGCGTCGACTTCGGCGCGCTGGTGACGCATCAGTATGCGCTGGATGACATCGTTGCGGCCTACGATCTCTTTGCTCACCAGCGCGATGGCGTGCTCAAGGTGGCGATCAAACCCTTTCACTGAGGCCTCTAACAGCATGGCCAGGGAGGCGTAATGCGGCAACTGCACGGTTATCTGTGAGTGGTGACGCTGCTGCTGGCCTGACTAAGCAACCCGGTCGCGATGGGGTTGGCTGCAGGTGTAAGTGGTTGGCTGGGTTTGTCCGGAAAGTGCAGGCTCTCGCGGCGACCGTGGCGGAACAGGGTGACATGCTGGCGCTGCACGCTCTCAAGGGTGACGCCTGGGGCGATGGTGGCGCCGACCATAAAGCGCTCAGGAGGCTGACCGTCCTGGCCAATAATGGCGCTGGAGCGGCGGCTTTGTGGGTGTTTGAAGGCGGCCATCAAGGTCAGTTGCAAGGAGGTGGCCGGAGCCGGGCCGCCACTGTCGAGTAATGGGACGCCGAATAGTCCTGCTAGCTGCTGCTGATCGATAACCGGCTGCACCGGGGCTGGCTGCGCGGGCGCCAGGTTGATTGGGCTGTGCAGTAATCGCCAGAACGCCGCACCCTGATAGGTCAGGCTGAGGCTGCCGGCCAGCAGAAGCAGCAGGCACAAGCCCGTGATTAGATGCTCCGAGGCGACTGGCCGGGCTTGATTATTGGGCTGCAACATAAAGAATCCTTAATGAAAAAACCCATGACTGCTGAGGCAGCCATGGGTTTGAGTGCTGCCGGGTGTTTACAGCTTGCCGATGCTGACGTTGTCGATAAACAGCGACTCGCTACGTTGAGTGCCCAGGATTAGCAGGTCGACGCGGCGCAGGGTACCGGCTGGCAGCTGCACTTCATGCTGCAGCTTGCTCCAGCTGCCACCACGGGTGGTGCGCTGGCCAAGGGGCAGGTACTGGCCACGGCCATTGCCATCCTCGACATACAGGTAGGCGTAGGCGATGGCGCTGACCGCACTGCTGCGGCCAATGCTCAGGTCGGCCGAAACGCGATAGCGATTACCGGCCTGGACATTACCGAGCAGGCTGACGCTCGCACCGGCGCCTTCGTACTGACGCTGATAGGCTTCCAGTGCCAGGCGGCTGCCGCTGGCGAAGGTGCTGGCGCGGGCACTGCCATGGAAACCAGACCAGCCACCGATGCCGTTCTCGAAGTTCCAGCCGAACTGGGTTGGCGCAGGTGGTACCGGAGGTGCGGCGGCCTGGACTTCCTGCAGTTCGACCTCATCGACCAGCAGGCTGCTGCCGCTGTCGCTCCAGATCGCCACATACAGATTGCGCACGTTGCTTGGCGTTGTATAGGTGAAGGCTTTTTCCAAGCGGCTGAACTCGTTGCCCGTTACGGACAGAGTGACCGTCTGCTCGGCGCTGTAGGTAAAGCGGCCATCGGTGCTTTCCTGCAGGATCGCCACGCGCACGTTCTCACGGCTGTCGCGGGTCTTGAGCATGGCTTTGGCTTTCAGGCGATATTTCGCGCCGGCAGTCAGGCCAGTGACCGGTGTGGCCAGTACATCGAAGGACTGCGCGTCCATTTGCAGTGCGTTATCACGGCAGTTCAGGGCCACATTGACCAGGCTCAGCTGCGCCTGGCCGAACAGCGCACGCCAGCCTTCGTTGCTGTTGAACTCGCCGTTGCTGACCAGGCCCTTGAGCGCTGGCTTGCTGCACCAGGGCAGCTCGGCCGGCGGCGTGGTCGGGTTGCCGGTACCGGGGTTAGTGGTGACCGGCACCTGGGTGGCGCGGAAGGCGGCGATCTGCCCGGCCATGGCGTTGAGTGCGCGCACCGCATCGGCGCGATCGGGCATACCGCAAGGCTGATTGGCGCAGTCGGCATCATTCAGCCGTGGATTGGAAAAGACCGGCGCCTGACGGCGTGCGCCGAAGACCTGTGGGTAGGCCATGATGGTGCTGAACTGACCCTGGACGCCGTATCCACGGCTCCATTCGTGGGTGCCGTTGTGGCCGTTGGCGTTGTAGTAGCCTTCCTGCTGATCCTGCTCGTAGGAGTGGCGCAGGCCCATATTGTGGCCGGCTTCATGGGCGAAGGTGCTGAGGCTGCAGTCGACGCCGGTCAGGCCATAGGCCATTTCCTTGGCACCGTTGTTGAAACGGTCGCTGTTCTTCGCCCCGGTGCCCATCCAGGCGATACCGCAGACGCCATAACCCTGGCCCTGGGTGGTGCGGTTGATCAGCTGTACCACGTCGGCGCCGTATTGCTCACGCAGGCGCTTTACCTGAGCGTCGTCGGTGAACTTGTTGAGGTTGGCGCTGGACACGTCGTAGTAATTGGCCCAGTCGAGCAGTTGCTTGTGCACCAGGCGCAGGCGGATATTCACGCCGCTTTTGGCGTAGGCCGTGTTGGTGTATTCGATGTAGCTGGCGATGCGTGCGTCGATATCGCGGCCGTTGGGCAGGCTCTGCGCGTCCTTGGTGTAGAGCACCATGATGTCGACGGTTTGCGGGTTGGCCTGGGCGCTATGGGCGGCCAGGGCCAGTGCGAGGGCAGAGAGCCATTGCACTTTCTTCATATCAGCGTTCCTTGTGCGATGTGGGTAAGAAGGTGATCAGCCCTGAGCGGGCGGTGGCAGCGGGGCCAGTTCTTTATGGTCGTAGTGCAGGTGGTCGTTGGGGTCGGCCCGCAGTACCAGCTGGTTTTCATCGGTGATCACCGTCTTGCCGGTGGCGTTATCGATGATGATCGACAGGCTGCCGTCGAGCGTGGCGACGGTGATATGGGTTTCCAGCGCGCCCTTGATCAGGGTCATGCTTTCCACTTCATCGCCATCGATCAGGCTGCCTTGCCATACGGCGCTGCCAGCGGTGTTGCGGGTTTCGCCGAGGCTGGCGCGGGTTGGGCTGCTGCGCCCTGGCAGTGCCAGCGCGACCACCTGACCGACCGCCAGGTTGTTGAGTTGCTCCGGGTCGACCTGGGTCAGGTGCTGGGTGATGCCGTTGCTCTCGGTTTCCTGCAGGGAGTTTGCGTCCCAGAGCGTGGCCTGCGCGGCGCGGCTGGTGGCCACGGGCGGTTTGGCCTGCAGGGTGGATGCGCCGCTGGTGTGTTGCCTGGCTGCCGGGCCCGGGGCTTGCGCAGCCAGGCTGGCGTTGGGTGTGGGGGATTTACCGTTTTGGTTGTTGTTCGATGCGGCTTGGGTTGGCTTGGGCTGCTCAAGGTCAGCCGAGAGGACGACCCCCAAGACGCCGCCGACAATGGCGGTGGCGACTGCAGCTGTAATCCAGCGTTTTGACATGCGACTGCTCCATTAGTCTGGAAAGTTAAAGTCGCGCAGTCTAGGTAGAGCCTTGGCGGTTATTCGCTATGCAGTTCACAGGCAGAGGGTATGGGCAGGGCCAGCTTGTTTAATTTGAACGTTGGTCTCATATGCAGGGTGTGCCACGTCTCGCTCGGAATGGGGCACAGTTCCAGGCGGCTCGGTTATGCCGTTGCTACGCGCTGCAGCAACGGCGTTACGCTTACTCGGGCTGGGCGCTGGCGCTGCGTTTGGGCAGTTGTTCGGGCAGGGCTGCGAGGGCTTTGAGCGCCATTTCACGGCTCGGGTAACTGCCATAAAGCACGGCATAGCGGGTTTCTCCGGCTTCATTGCGTTCGGCCAGGCGCAGCGGCTGTTTGGGATGGCGTTCGAGCAGGGCCTGCATAAATTCGCGGCTGCTGCCTTCAACCAGCTTGATGGTGTGGCGGCGCGCTGCAACCTTGGGTTTGCTTTCGCCACCGCGGCCATCGCCCAGGGTGGCGGGGTCGACAGGTTTTGGAGTTTCAATCAGGGTTTTGCTCGGTTTTGCCGGGATGGCTTTTGCTGGTTGGCGCAGGTCGGTCGCAGGCGCCTCAATGCCCTGGTCGAACAAGGCATGGGCCTGCTGCGGCAGATGGTCGTAACCGTTGGCCTGGCCGAGCAGGCGCAGGTCGCGGTATTTGCCCAGGCTCAGGTTGGCCAGGCCGACACCGTCGCGCGCCACGGTTGGGCGCAGGAACACCATCAGGTTGCGCTTCTGTCGGGCCTCACGGGTAGAGCGGAACAGACGGCCCACGCCGGGAATATCGCCGAGCAGTGGCACCTTGCTCTCACTGCTGGTGATGTCGTCCTGAATCAGGCCTCCGAGCACGATCACCTGACCGTCATCGGCCAATACGGTGCTCTTGATCGAGCGCTTGTTGGTCACCAGATCCACGGCCTGAGCATTCAGCCCGGTGCTCGGGGCGATGGAGGAGATTTCCTGTTCGATCACCAAGCGCAGGGTGGCGCCTTCATTGATATGTGGGGTGACCTTGAGGGTGACGCCGATATCCTTGCGCTCGATGGTGGTGAAGGGGTTACTCGAACCGGCGGCGTCGGTGGTATAGGAGCCGGTCTGGAACGGCACGTTCTGCCCCACCAGAATCTCGGCGGCCTGGTTGTCCAGGGTCAGCAGGGTTGGGGTTGAGAGCAGGTTGCTTTTGCCGTTCGAGGACAGTGCGGTGATCAGCGCGCCGAAGTTGTCATTGCCAACCCCCAGAATCGCCCCGTTGGGCAGTGCGCTGGCCAGTTCGCCGGGCTTCTCGCTGGCAATTGCACCGAGCAAGGTGCCGACCGACAGGCCGGTGTTGCTGAAATTCACCCCGCCGAGACCTGCACCGTTGCCCCGACCGTCGATGGCCCACTGCACGCCGAGGGCGTCGTTGATGTCGCCGGACATTTCTACGATGGCCGCCTCCACCAGCACCTGGGCGCGGGGTATATCCAGCTGGCGCACCAGGTCCTCGAACATATTGACGATATCGGCTTCGGCCATGATGACGATGGCATTCAGGCTTTCGTCTGCGCGAATCATCAACTTCAGTGGGGACGCATTTTCACTGCCCTGGCCTTGGCTCAGGTTGTCGCCGAAGTCGCCGAGGGTCTTCGCCATCTCCTTGGCATCGCCATGGCGCAAACGGATAACCCGCGTATTGGCCGAGCGCGAACTGGGCGTGTCGAGGCTCTGCGCCAGTTTCAACAGCCGCGCCCGTGCCTCTTGCGGGCCCAGCAACAGCAGGCGGTTGGCGCGGGTATCGGCGATCACCTGGGCGCCGCTGGCCTGCGGATTTTGCAGCGAGCTGTTGATCACCGCGGCCAGTTCTTGCACCCACGCATGGCGCAGGTCATAGACGCTGAAATCGTCCTGATTCTGGCTGTCCAGCTGGCGGATGACTTCGTTGATGCGGGCGATATTGGCCGGGGTGTCGCTGATGATCAGGCTGTTGGACGACTGCACCGCAGCTAAATGCCCGTGGTTGGCGACCAGGGGGCGGATCAGCGGCAGCAGGTCATTGGCCGCACCGTGCTGCACCTGCAGCACGCGGGTTTCCAGATTGCCCTGGCTGCCAGCGGTGGTCTTGGCCTCGCTGTTGGGGATGATGCTCAACTGATTGCCTTGCGGCATCACCGCGAACCCATGGGTACTCATCACCGAGAGAAACAGCTTGTACACCTCGGCCAGGTTCATGGGCTGTTGCGCCACCACGGTGACCTGACCTTTCACCCGTGGATCGATGATAAAGGTCTGTCCGCTGATACTGGAAACCTGCTCAATAAAGTCGCGGATCTCCGCACTCTGCATATTGATGGTCCAAGTGTCCTCGTTTTGTGCAGGCGCTTCGGGCGACGCATTGGCCTGGCTGGCGATACCGAGCAGCGTGATGTGCAGCAGCAGGTGGAGAAGTGGGCGCAGGGCAGGCGTGATCATGGCTAGGGCATCAGTAGGTGTGGCCGTAATGCACTGCCGCAGCCGACGCAAGGTCGGGCAAGGAAAGGCTGGAGGCGCTGTTTGGATGGGATAAAACGGCTGCAACCAGCACTGCGAGCAGTGTTGGGGGCGCAAGGCTAATGAAAAAAATCGGCGCTTGTTGAGGCGTGAAGGCGATCTGCGATGATCGTCACAGTCGGTCGGCAATTTGTTGCCAGGACGTGATGGGCGTTAGTTGGCGGTTACGCCTGCAAGCGGGAGCCCGTGCTCAGGCTCCCGATCAGTTCGCCAGCAGCCTAGCTCCGATCCGCGAGAATACCGATGATAAAGAACACCAGAATCAGCACCGGGGCCAGGGTGAAATTGTTGAAGAAACCCAGGCCCTTGGCCAGGTACGGCGTGGCGAAGACCATCAGCAGGCCGTAGCCCACCGCGCAGAGCAGGACGAAGATCAGCGTGCGCAGGATGAAGTTCATGCTGCTGGTGTTGCGTTGCACCCAGGTGTTGATGCCGGGGCCGAAGAGCACCAGCAGGGTGGCCATGATCGCCAGGGAGATGTCGTACAGGTGGCCACGGCTCCAGCGCGACAGGGTGACGATCAGGTCGAGTAGCAGGTCCATCCGGTTTCCTTAGCCGTGGCGGCGTGTACGTCAGGGTAGAAAATACTGCAGCAGATCGTTGAGAAACAGTTGGCCTTCGCGGGTGGCGCATAGGCGTGTCGGATCGCTGTGCAGCAAGCCGCGCTTTTGCGCCTCGACGCGCGCGGCAGCAAGCAGGCTGAGCGGCAGGCCGGTGCGTTGAGTGAACAGTTCGCTGGCGACGCCGTCCGTGAGGCGCAGCACATTCATCAGAAATTCGAAGGGCAGCTCATCAGCACCCAGGACGCGTTCGCCGGCGCTGAAGCGTTTGCTGCGGTCTAGGTAGTCTTTGGGCAGGCGGGTTTTCCAGCTACGGCTGATGCGTCCGTCCGGTTGGCTGAGTTTGGCGTGAGCGCCGGCGCCGATGCCGAGAAAATCGCCGAAGGTCCAGTAGTTCAGGTTGTGCCGTGCGGCCTTACCGGCCTGGGCGTAGGCCGACACTTCGTACTGCGCATAACCTTCAGCGGCCAGCAGGGCCTGTCCGGCTTCCTGAATGTCCCAGAGAATATCGTCTTCCGGCACTTCGGGTGGCTG harbors:
- a CDS encoding NAD(P)-dependent alcohol dehydrogenase encodes the protein MSMMKAAVFIEPGRIELVDKPIPPVGPNDALIRVTTTTICGTDVHILKGEYPVAKGLTIGHEPVGIIEKLGSNVQGYQEGQRVIAGAICPSFSSYASQDGYSSQDGGCSCHGYKPMGGWRFGNSIDGTQAEYVLVPDAQGNLAPVPDGLTDEQVLMCPDIMSTGFAGAEAANIKIGDVVAVFAQGPIGLCATAGAKLRGASTIIVVDGVEQRLQIARQMGADITLNFNQVDVVEEILRLTGGRGVDAAIEALGLQSTFESALRVLKPGGTLSSLGVYSTDLVIPLAAFHAGLGDHKIVTSLCPGGKERMRRLINVVAAGRVDFGALVTHQYALDDIVAAYDLFAHQRDGVLKVAIKPFH
- a CDS encoding type II secretion system protein N, with protein sequence MLQPNNQARPVASEHLITGLCLLLLLAGSLSLTYQGAAFWRLLHSPINLAPAQPAPVQPVIDQQQLAGLFGVPLLDSGGPAPATSLQLTLMAAFKHPQSRRSSAIIGQDGQPPERFMVGATIAPGVTLESVQRQHVTLFRHGRRESLHFPDKPSQPLTPAANPIATGLLSQASSSVTTHR
- a CDS encoding zinc-dependent metalloprotease family protein, whose product is MKKVQWLSALALALAAHSAQANPQTVDIMVLYTKDAQSLPNGRDIDARIASYIEYTNTAYAKSGVNIRLRLVHKQLLDWANYYDVSSANLNKFTDDAQVKRLREQYGADVVQLINRTTQGQGYGVCGIAWMGTGAKNSDRFNNGAKEMAYGLTGVDCSLSTFAHEAGHNMGLRHSYEQDQQEGYYNANGHNGTHEWSRGYGVQGQFSTIMAYPQVFGARRQAPVFSNPRLNDADCANQPCGMPDRADAVRALNAMAGQIAAFRATQVPVTTNPGTGNPTTPPAELPWCSKPALKGLVSNGEFNSNEGWRALFGQAQLSLVNVALNCRDNALQMDAQSFDVLATPVTGLTAGAKYRLKAKAMLKTRDSRENVRVAILQESTDGRFTYSAEQTVTLSVTGNEFSRLEKAFTYTTPSNVRNLYVAIWSDSGSSLLVDEVELQEVQAAAPPVPPAPTQFGWNFENGIGGWSGFHGSARASTFASGSRLALEAYQRQYEGAGASVSLLGNVQAGNRYRVSADLSIGRSSAVSAIAYAYLYVEDGNGRGQYLPLGQRTTRGGSWSKLQHEVQLPAGTLRRVDLLILGTQRSESLFIDNVSIGKL
- the gspD gene encoding type II secretion system secretin GspD, whose translation is MITPALRPLLHLLLHITLLGIASQANASPEAPAQNEDTWTINMQSAEIRDFIEQVSSISGQTFIIDPRVKGQVTVVAQQPMNLAEVYKLFLSVMSTHGFAVMPQGNQLSIIPNSEAKTTAGSQGNLETRVLQVQHGAANDLLPLIRPLVANHGHLAAVQSSNSLIISDTPANIARINEVIRQLDSQNQDDFSVYDLRHAWVQELAAVINSSLQNPQASGAQVIADTRANRLLLLGPQEARARLLKLAQSLDTPSSRSANTRVIRLRHGDAKEMAKTLGDFGDNLSQGQGSENASPLKLMIRADESLNAIVIMAEADIVNMFEDLVRQLDIPRAQVLVEAAIVEMSGDINDALGVQWAIDGRGNGAGLGGVNFSNTGLSVGTLLGAIASEKPGELASALPNGAILGVGNDNFGALITALSSNGKSNLLSTPTLLTLDNQAAEILVGQNVPFQTGSYTTDAAGSSNPFTTIERKDIGVTLKVTPHINEGATLRLVIEQEISSIAPSTGLNAQAVDLVTNKRSIKSTVLADDGQVIVLGGLIQDDITSSESKVPLLGDIPGVGRLFRSTREARQKRNLMVFLRPTVARDGVGLANLSLGKYRDLRLLGQANGYDHLPQQAHALFDQGIEAPATDLRQPAKAIPAKPSKTLIETPKPVDPATLGDGRGGESKPKVAARRHTIKLVEGSSREFMQALLERHPKQPLRLAERNEAGETRYAVLYGSYPSREMALKALAALPEQLPKRSASAQPE
- a CDS encoding DUF3392 domain-containing protein; protein product: MDLLLDLIVTLSRWSRGHLYDISLAIMATLLVLFGPGINTWVQRNTSSMNFILRTLIFVLLCAVGYGLLMVFATPYLAKGLGFFNNFTLAPVLILVFFIIGILADRS